One Malassezia restricta chromosome III, complete sequence DNA segment encodes these proteins:
- a CDS encoding prohibitin 1 — protein sequence MNAAANFLSRFAVPLGMSALFVQASMYDVPGGYRAVMFDRFTGVKERATGEGTHFLIPWLQRAILYDVRIKPRTISTTTGSKDLQMVTLSLRVLSRPDVGHLSKIYQSLGLDYDERVLPSIGNEVLKAIVAQFDAAELITQREVVSARIREDLLTRAREFNILLEDVSITHLTFGQEFTKAVEQKQIAQQDAERAKFVVEKAEQERQASVIRAEGEAEGASLITKALDKAGDGLLAVRRIETSQQIAKTLSNARNVTYLPSSGNILLGVNGQS from the exons ATGAACGCGGCAGCCAATTTCCTCTCTAGGTTTGCAG TGCCGCTGGGCATGAGCGCCCTCTTTGTGCAAGCCAGTATGTACGATGTGCCTGGTGGATATCGAGCCGTCATGTTCGATCGGTTTACAGGTGTGAAGGAGCGAGCTACGGGCGAAGGTACTCACTTTCTGATTCCCTGGCTTCAACGCGCGATCTTGTACGATGTGCGGATCAAGCCGCGTACGATTTCGACCACAACGGGATCTAAGGACTTGCAGATGGTGACGCTCTCGCTCCGTGTCCTCTCTCGTCCCGATGTCGGCCACCTGTCCAAGATTTACCAATCGCTCGGCCTTGATTATGACGAGCGTGTTCTGCCTTCGATCGGTAATGAAGTGCTTAAAGCTATTGTCGCCCAATTTGATGCCGCTGAACTTATTACCCAGCGTGAGGTCGTCAGCGCTCGTATCCGCGAAGACCTATtgacgcgtgcgcgcgaATTCAATATTTTGCTCGAGGATGTATCGATCACCCATCTGACATTCGGCCAGGAATTCACCAAAGCCGTGGAGCAGAAGCAGATTGCGCAACAGGATGCAGAGCGCGCCAAGTTCGTCGTAGAGaaggccgagcaggagcgccaGGCCTCGGTGATTCGCGCTGAGGGTGAAGCTGAGGGTGCTTCTTTGATTACCAAGGCGCTAGACAAGGCTGGTGATGGTCTTCTGGCTGTGCGTCGGATTGAGACTTCGCAACAGATTGCCAAGACGCTGAGCAATGCCCGCAATGTGACGTACCTGCCATCGAGCGGAAATATCCT ACTGGGCGTCAACGGACAATCGTAG
- a CDS encoding ssDNA-binding protein essential for mitochondrial genome maintenance has product MVRPMFGSLPRVLQARSFSSTPASALSRVTLIGRLVSSPEVRESRNGKEYLRYVLATNDLPGPPNEDGTPAAPTSSFHSIFAFGENTVNRLREVPKGTLMYVEGDFRVVRTPSDEQTPPQEQWLVQHRNYRVLMRPRNTE; this is encoded by the exons ATGGTCCGCCCCATGTTCGGCTCGCTTCCCCGTGTGCTTCAAGCCCGC TCGTTCTCGTCCACGCCAGCTTCGGCTCtctcgcgcgtcacgcTCATCGGCCGCCTCGTCTCGTCGCCCGAGGTGCGCGAGAGCCGTAACGGCAAGGAATACCTTCGCTACGTGCTCGCCACGAACGACCTGCCCGGCCCGCCCAACGAGGACGGCACGCCCGCTGCGCCCACGTCGTCGTTCCACTCGATTTTTGCCTTCGGCGAAAACACCGTCAACCGTTTGCGCGAGGTGCCCAAGGGCACACTCATGTACGTTGAGGGCGACTTTCGCGTAgtgcgcacgcccagcgACGAGCAGACGCCCCCTCAGGAGCAgtggctcgtgcagcaccGCAACTACCGCGTACTCATGCGTCCCCGTAACACGGAGTAA
- a CDS encoding mitochondrial protein involved in assembly of succinate dehydrogenase, producing MRASWLLGMRRTLRLGVETASHSPVQMASDMLLPPKQLFRALLRAHRLHLPLEMRSLGDDYVKAEFRRHQHIDNPLHIVGFCSQWKMYLDAILREAQNSNGEVHGKSLDPHLIDRFSDEQLYQLYELKLATNDVFDPKKAQSKPPAPDNSGDTP from the coding sequence ATGCGAGCTTCATGGCTCCTTGGTATGAGGCGCACACTGCGTCTGGGTGTTGAAACGGCCTCGCATTCGCCAGTACAAATGGCCTCTGATATGCTTTTGCCTCCCAAACAGCTTTTCCGAGCACTCTTGCGTGCTCATCGCCTACACTTGCCGCTGGAGATGCGCAGCCTGGGTGATGACTATGTTAAGGCAGAATTTCGCCGACACCAACATATTGACAATCCACTTCATATTGTTGGTTTTTGCTCACAATGGAAGATGTATTTAGACGCTATTTTGCGCGAGGCGCAAAATTCGAATGGCGAAGTGCATGGCAAAAGCTTGGATCCCCATTTGATTGATCGTTTCTCTGATGAGCAGCTGTATCAATTGTATGAGCTCAAGCTTGCGACCAACGACGTTTTTGACCCAAAAAAGGCGCAGAGCAAGCCGCCAGCACCTGATAACTCTGGCGATACACCTTAA
- a CDS encoding sucrase/ferredoxin-like protein has protein sequence MLWRRLRRLYSSRAWGAFACDTSLALDHRHQIPAAPYDASPLAGTVSRSDAHLILHPAQYARPPTTWPSHVESASALLSELTSRTKPHGSLDGFRVNLSSGDDAALPTADAWDPRRSAATRWPPNHQQEDEQYWMYAYSMPGRLVKWPEPVSLRTLPSGAELRASLQALWRKAEDQHETHIYVCTHGMRDCRCGVAGPALYDALNEAVEKHDTQCRFEGTQPARRIRVWPISHVGGHKFAACALVYPHGDWYGNLRVSDAPLLVRAALAPPSSRHDLDDLRERLVLWPRWRGRLGMSEAEQRDHIDTWGPPIVHTAHITPQRRAGPSPRDTPHLLPLRFHSHDGQWYDVEGEEGESLMQVARRYDLPGIEATCGGELECATCHAYVCDAQRDDPQARGMTHEAPSWSADEVSQEEDDMLEYAPFRQASSRLTCQVRVTRALSDWMMQDGGRVELNRY, from the coding sequence ATGCTGTGGCGACGCTTGCGGCGCCTGTACAGCTCGCGCGCTTGGGGCGCATTTGCGTGTGACACGTCGCTCGCACTAGATCACCGACATCAAATACCTGCAGCGCCCTATGATGCATCGCCGTTGGCCGGCACCGTATCGCGGTCGGACGCACACTTGATCCTGCATCCCGCGCAGTATGCACGGCCTCCCACGACGTGGCCGTCCCACGTCGAGTCGGCGAGTGCGCTGCTCAGTGAGCTCACGAGCCGTACGAAGCCACACGGGTCGCTCGACGGCTTTCGCGTGAATCTCTCCTccggcgacgatgccgccctGCCGACCGCGGATGCCTGGGATccaaggcgcagcgccgccacgcgTTGGCCGCCGAATCACCAACAGGAAGACGAGCAGTACTGGATGTACGCGTACTCTATGCCCGGTCGCCTAGTCAAGTGGCCAGAGCCCGTATCGCTCCGCACGCTCCCAAGTGGCGCCGAACTACGCGCGTCTCTGCAAGCCCTGTGGCGCAAAGCGGAGGACCAGCACGAAACGCACATCTATGTATGTACGCACGGAATGCGCGACTGCCGCTGCGGCGTAGCAGGCCCGGCCCTGTATGACGCCTTGAATGAGGCGGTCGAGAAGCACGACACGCAATGCCGCTTCGAAGGCACGCAGCCAGCCCGCCGGATCCGCGTGTGGCCCATCAGTCATGTGGGCGGCCACAAGTTTGCTGCGTGTGCTCTCGTGTATCCGCATGGCGACTGGTACGGCAACTTGCGTGTGTCTGACGCGCCTCTGCTTgtgcgcgctgcgctcgcgccgccatcgtcgcGACATGACTTGGACGACTTGCGAGAACGGCTCGTGCTGTGGCCGCGGTGGCGCGGTAGGCTGGGCATGtccgaggccgagcagcgcgatcACATCGACACGTGGGGCCCGCCTATCGTCCATACTGCGCACATCACGCCGCAGCGACGGGCCGGTCCCAGCCCCCGAGATACCCCCCACCTGCTGCCGCTCCGTTTCCACTCGCACGATGGCCAGTGGTACGACGTGGAGGGCGAGGAAGGCGAGTCCCTCATGCAAGTGGCGCGGCGCTACGACCTGCCCGGTATAGAGGCTACATGTGGCGGCGAGCTCGAATGTGCTACCTGTCATGCCTACGTGTGTGACGCACAGCGAGACGATCCGCAGGCACGTGGCATGACGCACGAGGCACCCAGCTGGAGTGCGGACGAAGTATcccaagaagaagacgacatgctcgagtACGCCCCCTTCCGCCAGGCATCCAGTCGCCTCACCTGCCAAGTCCGCGTGACGCGCGCCCTGTCTGACTGGATGATGCAGGACGGCGGACGCGTCGAGTTGAATCGCTACTGA
- a CDS encoding upstream activation factor subunit UAF30 encodes MADLEAGQIAQLKPRIFDVLNESDLSNVSAKKIRLALADMPEGSLPEGLDLTAQKKAIDAVIRDCYNELTQKKPAKSTKKAAPSKKRSKSENDDEPKKKRAPNPNNPLSRPLRLSSEMADVCGGSEMPRYEVVKQLWAYIKDRKLQNESNKRQIVCDEKLSGLFGKPTVDSFEMAKLIGRHLEKIEPTNPSS; translated from the exons ATGGCAGATTTGGAGGCAGGCCAAATTGCGCAACTCAAGCCACGGATATTCGACGTGCTGAACGAGTCGGACTTGTCGAATGTCTCAGCTAAGAAGATTCGGCTTGCTCTGGCTGACATGCCTGAAGGAAGCCTACCTGAGGGTCTGGACCTCACGGCTCAGAAGAAGGCGATTGACGCTGTTATTCGCGACTGCTATAATGAGCTGACACAGAAGAAGCCCGCAAAGTCGACAAAGAAGGCAGCTCCCTCTAAGAAGCGCTCGAAGTCCGAGAACGACGACGAACCCAAAAAGAAGCGCGCGCCCAACCCCAACAATCCCCTTAGTAGGCCGCTACGTCTGTCGTCTGAGATGGCTGACGTGTGCGGCGGCTCGGAAATGCCACGTTACGAGGTCGTGAAACAACTATGGGCGTATATCAAAGACCGAAAATTACAAAATGAGAGTAATAAGCGCCAG ATCGTGTGTGATGAAAAGCTCTCAGGTCTATTTGGCAAGCCTACGGTGGA TTCGTTTGAAATGGCCAAG CTCATCGGGCGACATCTGGAAAAGATCGAGCCCACGAACCCATCTTCATAA
- a CDS encoding D-glycerate 3-kinase — MTALARQHASFALYQGRGPPGTQDVDVGTHVLQAFRACESVSIPIYDKSAHRGAGDRQRAWRHVQGEVDVVLFEGWCLGFPSMPFSELVRRYDQGRAASPRPEYAAHPLEELQLMNRHLATWEQAWYPLIDAFVQLVPVVADPEASPWSLVYPWRLEAEHAMKQRNGGRGMSDDEVHAFVQRYMPTYELFSRTADTSRWKEHCMMLRIGADRQCIDA; from the coding sequence atgacggcgctggcgcggcagcatgCCTCTTTTGCGCTGTATCAGGGCCGTGGGCCACCGGGTACGCAGGATGTGGACGTTGGCACGCACGTTCTTCAGGCGTTCCGGGCGTGTGAGTCGGTGTCGATACCCATCTATGATAAGAGTGCTCATCGAGGTGCGGGGGACCGGCAGAGGGCGTGGCGGCATGTACAAGGCGAGGTGGATGTTGTCTTGTTCGAGGGATGGTGCCTAGGCTTTCCGTCGATGCCATTTTCGGAGCTGGTGCGAAGGTATGACCAGGGGCGAGCTGCGTCACCGCGGCCCGAGTATGCAGCGCACCCGCTGGAAGAGTTGCAGCTGATGAACCGCCACTTGGCTACGTGGGAGCAGGCATGGTATCCCCTGATCGATGCGTTCGTTCAGCTTGTGCCAGTTGTTGCTGATCCCGAAGCGAGTCCGTGGTCCCTGGTGTACCCGTGGCGCCTGGAAGCGGAGCATGCCATGAAGCAGCGGAATGGCGGGCGCGGCATGTCAGACGACGAGGTGCATGCGTTCGTGCAGCGGTACATGCCGACGTATGAGCTATTCAGCCGCACAGCAGATACGAGTCGGTGGAAAGAGCACTGTATGATGCTACGGATTGGTGCAGACAGACAATGCATAGACGCATAG
- a CDS encoding 2-methoxy-6-polyprenyl-1,4-benzoquinol methylase: MLICAARRSWWGAVRPRMLSTCAIRMEERKTHFGFQTIDETQKQGMVGGVFSSVASSYDLMNDAMSLGIHRLWKNRFVDMLDPRGGIRCLDVAGGTGDIALRLLDHARTKHLDRETHVTILDINAQMLVEGQKRVKESMYWNTPQVKFQLGNAEALDEVMPVPERKNPVASTRRQPILPPLVSEPIESASVDLYTIAFGIRNCTHIDRVIAEAFRVLKPGGIFACLEFGKVSIPLLAHMYKQYSFQVIPPLGELLVGDRDSYQYLVESIERFPTQAEFARMVAEAGFLLPGTAEASSMGLPPLVGHGAWENLTLGVATIWTGIKPFA, from the exons ATGCTGATctgtgcagcgcgtcgaagCTGGTGGGGCGCGGTGCGGCCGCGCATGTTGAGCACTTGTGCTATCCGTATGGAGGAGCGCAAGACGCACTTTGGTTTCCAGACGATCGATGAGACACAGAAGCAAGGCATGGTCGGCGGCGTGTTTTCGTCGGTAGCGTCCTCGTACGATTTGATGAacgatgccatgtcgctggGTATTCATCGGCTGTGGAAGAACCGGTTcgtggacatgctcgatCCGCGCGGCGGGATTCGGTGCTTGGATGTGgcgggcggcacgggcgatATCGCGCTTCGATTGCTGGACCATGCCAGGACCAAGCACCTGGATCGCGAGACGCACGTCACGATCCTCGACATCAATGCCCAGATGCTCGTGGAAGGGCAGAAGCGGGTCAAAGAGAGCATGTACTGGAACACGCCGCAGGTCAAGTTCCAGCTGGGCaatgccgaggcgctggacgaggtcATGCCCGTGCCGGAGCGCAAGAACCCCGTGGCCAGCACGCGTCGCCAGCCCATTTTGCCGCCGCTGGTGAGCGAGCCTATCGAGAGCGCGTCGGTCGACCTGTACACGATTGCCTTTGGCATTCGTAACTGCACGCACATTGACCGCGTGATTGCCGAGGCGTTCCGTGTGCTCAAGCCGGGTGGTATCTTTGCGTGCCTCGAGTTTGGCAAGGTCTCGATTCcgctgctggcgcacaTGTACAAGCAGTACTCGTTCCAAGTGATCCCGCCTCTGGGTGAGCTGCTCGTGGGCGACCGCGACTCGTACCAGTACCTGGTCGAGTCGATCGAGCGGTTCCCGACGCAGGCCGAGTTCGCGCGCATGGTGGCCGAGGCTGGCTTCCTGCTGCCAGGCACAGCCgaggcatcgtcgatgggactgccgccgctcgtggGACACGGTGCATGGGAAAATTTGACGCTGGGTGTGGCCACGATATGGACAG GTATCAAGCCATTTGCTTAG